A stretch of the Haloarcula ordinaria genome encodes the following:
- a CDS encoding DNA-methyltransferase, with product METTHRIVTGDAREIPLPDDSVELVVTSPPYPMIEMWDDIFGALDPAIADALAAGDGDRAFSLMHDVLDGVWAELERVLAPGGIACINVGDATRSLSDGFRSYPNHAEITNRLTARGLRALPDILWRKPTNSGAKFMGSGMVPPNAYPTLEHEHVLIFRNGERRRLEPGADRRYESAYFWEERNEWFSDLWQFPGEVQDIGEGLRDRSGAFPLTVPYRLVSMFSVYGDTVLDPFLGTGTTTLAAMVAGRNSVGIERDPELVAALDDRVAGVPERSASKGRERLAAHREWVASRREAGNEPGYEAEHYDFSVNTKQERRIRLYAVDEVESTDEGYRARHTPIEAGTF from the coding sequence ATGGAGACCACACATCGGATTGTGACGGGGGACGCCCGCGAGATTCCCCTGCCGGACGACAGCGTCGAACTCGTCGTCACGTCCCCGCCGTATCCGATGATCGAGATGTGGGACGACATCTTCGGTGCCCTCGACCCGGCCATCGCCGACGCGCTCGCGGCCGGCGACGGCGACCGGGCCTTCTCGCTGATGCACGACGTCCTCGATGGCGTCTGGGCCGAACTGGAACGCGTCCTCGCCCCCGGCGGCATCGCCTGCATCAACGTCGGCGACGCGACCCGTTCGCTTTCCGACGGCTTTCGCTCGTACCCGAACCACGCCGAGATAACGAACCGGCTGACCGCGCGCGGTCTGCGGGCGCTTCCGGACATCCTCTGGCGGAAACCCACGAACAGCGGCGCGAAGTTCATGGGCTCGGGCATGGTGCCGCCCAACGCCTATCCCACGCTGGAACACGAGCACGTCCTCATCTTCCGCAACGGCGAGCGGCGACGGCTCGAACCGGGGGCCGACCGGCGCTACGAGAGCGCCTACTTCTGGGAGGAGCGCAACGAGTGGTTCTCGGACCTCTGGCAGTTCCCCGGCGAAGTGCAGGACATAGGCGAGGGGTTGCGCGACCGCTCGGGGGCGTTCCCGCTGACGGTTCCCTACCGGCTCGTCTCGATGTTCTCGGTGTACGGCGACACGGTCCTCGACCCGTTCCTGGGGACGGGGACGACGACGCTCGCGGCGATGGTCGCCGGCCGGAACTCCGTCGGTATCGAGCGCGACCCCGAACTGGTGGCCGCGCTCGACGACCGAGTCGCGGGGGTCCCCGAGCGCTCGGCCTCGAAGGGGCGCGAGCGCCTGGCCGCCCACCGCGAGTGGGTCGCGTCCCGCCGCGAAGCCGGGAACGAGCCGGGCTACGAGGCGGAACACTACGACTTCTCGGTCAACACCAAACAGGAGCGACGCATCCGCCTCTACGCCGTCGACGAAGTGGAGTCGACCGACGAGGGGTACCGCGCGCGCCACACACCCATCGAGGCAGGGACGTTTTAG
- a CDS encoding phosphoadenosine phosphosulfate reductase family protein — protein MSDEFPDYLDVDYTDGENELPEDYPTVSHKIEKAIEVTKRGLEQYRNPVIMWTGGKDSTLTLYFVKEVAERFDLEVPPAVFIDHYQHFDELIEFVKHWADEWDLEVIWARNTDVGNYVDENGLEPGDDIPIDALSEHNQHHVRNILEYEEESFPFLLDTYVGNHLLKTVALNDTIEEYDVDGILSGIRWDEQESRADETFFSPRHNPDIYPPHDRIQPILQFAEADVWEAFWHFVVPDTVEGYPEEGYVPQGFGDLPEGIEQEDIPVSPKYFEGFRSLGSEVSTKKSDNEPAWLQDMENTTERAGRAQDKEDLMERLRDLGYM, from the coding sequence ATGTCCGACGAATTCCCCGACTACCTCGACGTCGACTACACCGACGGCGAGAACGAGCTGCCCGAGGACTATCCGACAGTCAGCCACAAGATCGAGAAAGCCATCGAGGTCACGAAGCGCGGCCTCGAACAGTACCGAAACCCGGTCATCATGTGGACCGGCGGCAAGGACTCGACCCTGACGCTGTACTTCGTCAAGGAAGTCGCCGAGCGCTTCGACCTCGAAGTCCCGCCGGCCGTCTTCATCGACCACTACCAGCACTTCGACGAGCTCATCGAGTTCGTCAAGCACTGGGCCGACGAGTGGGACCTGGAGGTCATCTGGGCCCGCAACACGGACGTCGGTAACTACGTCGACGAGAACGGGCTGGAGCCGGGCGACGACATCCCCATCGACGCCCTCTCCGAGCACAACCAGCACCACGTGCGCAACATCCTCGAGTACGAGGAGGAGTCGTTCCCGTTCCTGCTCGACACCTACGTCGGCAACCACCTGCTGAAGACCGTCGCGCTCAACGATACCATCGAGGAGTACGACGTCGACGGTATCCTTTCCGGCATCCGCTGGGACGAACAGGAGTCCCGCGCCGACGAGACGTTCTTCTCGCCGCGGCACAACCCCGACATTTACCCGCCCCACGACCGCATTCAGCCGATACTCCAGTTCGCCGAGGCCGACGTCTGGGAGGCCTTCTGGCACTTCGTCGTCCCCGACACCGTCGAGGGCTACCCGGAGGAGGGCTACGTCCCGCAGGGCTTCGGCGACCTGCCGGAGGGCATCGAGCAGGAAGACATCCCCGTCTCCCCGAAGTACTTCGAGGGCTTCCGCTCGCTGGGTAGTGAGGTCTCGACGAAGAAGTCCGACAACGAACCCGCCTGGCTGCAGGACATGGAGAACACGACCGAGCGCGCCGGCCGCGCCCAGGACAAAGAGGACCTGATGGAGCGCCTGCGCGACCTCGGCTACATGTAA
- a CDS encoding DUF7504 family protein, translating into MTEWLFPERDVDPDDIGPDDVDIRRFDTRDIAPGTSILVAGPVMTGKRRFGVDVLSGSSSRTACIVTTKKSANRVNDSFRAAVQDGDGWDLSIIDCNGGINRARETADYTLEQVSSPSDLTGIGIKLSGILQQWHHRGVEDPRVQLHSLSTLLMYTDLKRVYRFVHVVLSRLQRVGAVNVFTLDTSKRDRHQFNKFAQLFDAVIEVRETDDGREFRVRGESFGPKSWTGY; encoded by the coding sequence GTGACCGAGTGGCTGTTCCCGGAACGCGACGTCGACCCGGACGACATCGGCCCGGATGACGTCGACATCCGCCGATTCGACACGCGCGACATCGCCCCCGGGACGAGTATCCTCGTCGCCGGCCCCGTGATGACGGGGAAGCGGCGCTTCGGCGTCGACGTCCTCAGCGGGTCGTCCTCCCGGACAGCCTGCATCGTGACCACGAAGAAGTCGGCCAACCGCGTCAACGACTCGTTCCGGGCGGCCGTCCAGGACGGCGACGGGTGGGACCTCTCCATCATCGACTGCAACGGGGGCATCAACCGGGCGCGCGAAACAGCCGACTACACGTTAGAGCAGGTGTCGTCACCGAGCGACCTGACCGGCATCGGCATCAAGCTGAGCGGCATCCTGCAGCAGTGGCACCACCGGGGGGTCGAAGACCCGCGTGTCCAGCTCCATTCGCTGTCGACACTGTTGATGTACACCGACCTGAAGCGGGTCTACCGGTTCGTCCACGTCGTGCTGTCCCGCCTCCAGCGAGTCGGGGCCGTGAACGTCTTCACGCTGGACACGAGCAAGCGCGACCGACACCAGTTCAACAAGTTCGCCCAGCTGTTCGACGCGGTCATAGAGGTCAGAGAGACCGACGACGGTCGCGAGTTCCGGGTTCGCGGCGAGTCGTTCGGCCCGAAGTCCTGGACGGGGTACTGA
- a CDS encoding 2Fe-2S iron-sulfur cluster-binding protein: MTEYTVEFVGTDETITVADTQTILSRCIEAGIAQEYSCRVGMCLACSARIVEGEVTQPAARGLTETERENYALTCMARPQSDLKLDRGVYPPSIEADAGDAVTADD, translated from the coding sequence ATGACCGAGTACACCGTCGAATTCGTCGGGACCGACGAAACCATCACGGTCGCCGACACGCAGACCATCCTCTCGCGGTGCATCGAGGCGGGCATCGCACAGGAGTACTCCTGTCGCGTGGGGATGTGTCTGGCCTGTTCGGCCCGCATCGTCGAGGGCGAGGTGACCCAGCCGGCCGCGCGCGGGCTCACGGAGACGGAGCGCGAGAACTACGCGCTGACCTGCATGGCCCGTCCCCAGTCGGACCTGAAACTCGACCGCGGCGTCTACCCGCCGAGCATCGAAGCCGACGCCGGTGACGCAGTCACGGCCGACGACTGA
- a CDS encoding type I 3-dehydroquinate dehydratase, which produces MDFNSFTLLAAGDDLGIEPAAREDADGVELRMDLTDDPLAQLDAYDGDLPVLVTNRVEWEGGATADTADRLDALETAVEFDAVEAVDLELASLEGDGDHDAARVADHAREHDASVVVSTHDFEATPDRETLVGRLERACAVGDVGKVATTAHTPDDVLAMLVATRVLTTAGERVATMCMGEAGRHSRAVAPLYGSKIGYAPVDPGAATAPGQYDLATLRHLVEQLESEA; this is translated from the coding sequence ATGGACTTCAACTCGTTCACGCTGCTCGCGGCCGGCGACGACCTGGGCATCGAACCGGCCGCCCGCGAGGACGCCGACGGCGTCGAGCTCCGGATGGACCTGACCGACGACCCGCTGGCCCAGCTCGACGCCTACGACGGCGACCTGCCGGTACTGGTGACCAACCGCGTCGAGTGGGAGGGCGGCGCGACAGCGGACACGGCCGACCGGCTCGACGCGCTGGAGACGGCCGTCGAGTTCGACGCCGTCGAGGCCGTCGACCTGGAACTGGCGTCACTCGAAGGTGACGGTGACCACGACGCAGCCCGGGTGGCTGACCATGCCCGCGAACACGACGCCTCGGTCGTCGTCTCGACGCACGACTTCGAGGCGACGCCCGATCGGGAGACCCTCGTCGGCCGACTGGAGCGCGCCTGTGCAGTCGGTGACGTCGGGAAGGTGGCGACGACGGCTCACACGCCCGACGACGTGCTGGCCATGCTCGTCGCGACGCGCGTGTTGACCACCGCCGGCGAGCGCGTCGCGACGATGTGTATGGGCGAGGCCGGCCGCCACTCGCGGGCGGTCGCACCGCTCTACGGGTCGAAGATCGGGTATGCGCCGGTCGACCCCGGCGCGGCGACGGCGCCGGGCCAGTACGACCTGGCGACGCTCCGGCACTTGGTCGAGCAACTGGAGAGCGAGGCGTAG
- a CDS encoding DUF7110 family protein — MTSRVYRLHSTLELPLEDAYDFFEDPELPPEIADIDITRRNNTLIVSAVAEDETMSKYTPTAQLKASVTENRVYEEDPDEMGPPGAASTGSGGGPQWGALEEEEEEIESELVEYACFKGDRETVLQNTALQYEMFEVLCAIAKIAEKGALTAIAAVDGELTAVRIVDGEELPASINVVEDPSDEDENEGVNWRDNEFIS, encoded by the coding sequence ATGACCAGTCGCGTATACAGACTTCATTCGACACTCGAACTGCCACTGGAAGACGCCTACGACTTTTTCGAAGATCCCGAACTCCCACCCGAAATCGCGGACATCGACATCACCCGCCGGAACAACACGCTCATCGTCAGCGCCGTCGCCGAAGACGAGACGATGAGCAAGTACACCCCGACCGCACAGCTCAAGGCCAGCGTCACCGAGAACCGCGTCTACGAGGAGGACCCCGACGAGATGGGCCCGCCCGGCGCGGCCAGCACGGGGAGTGGTGGCGGCCCACAGTGGGGTGCATTGGAGGAGGAAGAGGAGGAGATCGAGTCCGAACTCGTCGAGTACGCCTGTTTCAAGGGCGACCGCGAGACGGTCCTCCAGAACACCGCCCTCCAGTACGAGATGTTCGAAGTGCTGTGTGCGATTGCGAAGATCGCGGAGAAAGGGGCACTGACCGCCATCGCCGCCGTCGACGGCGAGCTGACGGCGGTCCGAATCGTCGACGGCGAGGAGCTGCCCGCCTCGATCAACGTCGTCGAAGACCCGTCCGACGAGGACGAGAACGAGGGTGTCAACTGGCGGGACAACGAGTTCATCAGCTGA
- a CDS encoding geranylgeranyl reductase family protein produces the protein MSSHEYDVVVVGAGTSGCYAAATLADGGYDVVVVERKDAEEAGHIACGDALKGASDFPEAIPKSQLEPAFTNTDVDHGRFEIPQEDAVLEIPVPGELAVIDRWEYGRRVIDGAESKGTDFHYDTVVQDVEQDDDGQVTGITAMRKGREATYEADLVVDAAGALSLLQDKTDFEGSTFDTNVRYSQFCSAYREIIEVEEPVEWDDALVFKPTERSAGYLWYFPRTSTEINAGLGFQMNEEPMELVDDLKADLEDRPEFRGAEVTDKLGAALPTRRPYDSAVAPGYIAVGDAAGHVNPTTGGGIAGAAYAGKYAAEQAIEAIEDDATGDEAALWEYNVNVMDHFGARYAALDVYNIFTTAYDVDDLMALMAALPGEKLAEALYGGSTNLSLGLKLKTAFKSIGHWGTIYDLYQTKRLADRLLDHYESYPSDPSGFDAWQRERDAIMDDIYELTGADAKY, from the coding sequence ATGAGCAGTCACGAGTACGACGTCGTCGTCGTCGGGGCCGGCACGTCCGGGTGTTACGCCGCCGCGACGCTCGCCGACGGGGGGTACGACGTCGTCGTCGTCGAACGAAAGGACGCCGAGGAGGCGGGCCACATCGCCTGCGGGGACGCGCTGAAAGGGGCCAGCGACTTCCCGGAGGCCATCCCGAAGTCGCAGCTGGAACCCGCGTTCACCAACACCGACGTGGACCACGGCCGCTTCGAGATTCCCCAGGAAGACGCGGTGCTCGAGATTCCGGTCCCGGGCGAGCTCGCGGTCATCGACCGCTGGGAGTACGGGCGGCGCGTCATCGACGGGGCCGAGTCGAAGGGGACGGACTTCCACTACGACACCGTCGTCCAGGACGTCGAGCAGGACGACGACGGCCAGGTGACCGGTATCACCGCGATGCGGAAGGGACGCGAGGCGACCTACGAGGCCGACCTAGTCGTCGACGCCGCCGGGGCGCTCTCCCTGCTGCAGGACAAGACGGACTTCGAGGGGAGCACCTTCGACACCAACGTCCGGTACTCGCAGTTCTGCTCGGCCTACCGCGAGATAATCGAGGTCGAGGAACCCGTCGAGTGGGACGACGCGCTCGTGTTCAAGCCGACGGAGCGCTCGGCGGGCTACCTCTGGTACTTCCCGCGCACGTCGACGGAGATCAACGCCGGCCTGGGCTTCCAGATGAACGAGGAGCCGATGGAACTCGTCGACGACCTCAAGGCCGACCTGGAGGACAGACCGGAGTTCCGTGGGGCCGAAGTCACCGACAAGCTCGGCGCGGCACTCCCCACGCGGCGACCCTACGACTCGGCGGTCGCGCCGGGGTACATCGCCGTCGGCGACGCGGCGGGCCACGTCAACCCGACGACCGGCGGCGGCATCGCGGGGGCGGCCTACGCCGGGAAGTACGCCGCCGAGCAGGCCATCGAGGCCATCGAGGACGACGCCACCGGCGACGAGGCGGCGCTCTGGGAATACAACGTGAACGTGATGGACCACTTCGGCGCGCGCTACGCCGCGCTGGACGTCTACAACATCTTCACGACCGCCTATGACGTCGACGACCTGATGGCTCTCATGGCCGCGCTCCCCGGCGAGAAGCTCGCCGAGGCGCTGTACGGCGGGTCGACGAATCTGAGCCTGGGCCTGAAACTGAAGACGGCCTTCAAGAGCATCGGGCACTGGGGGACCATCTACGACCTCTACCAGACCAAGCGACTGGCCGACCGGTTGCTCGACCACTACGAGTCGTACCCGAGCGACCCGTCGGGCTTCGACGCCTGGCAGCGCGAGCGCGACGCCATCATGGACGACATCTACGAGCTCACCGGCGCCGACGCGAAGTACTGA
- a CDS encoding stage II sporulation protein M produces the protein MSDRLSSAAGIYQDWVALYVPVAAMLLGVSTAVGFALGSAVPVETLPTATDGGANPFFPAELTTTSIALNNLTAMFVMLLGAVSLGIVSVFGLVLNGLLIGAVVGIALQEVPAVVILALLVPHGVLEIPALLLVAAVGLRFGRLTVRYLRGLEAELVTERLLREAGVLVAVATVLILVAAYIEANVTLQVAERVAGGPIGVEP, from the coding sequence ATGAGCGACCGTCTCTCGTCGGCCGCCGGTATCTATCAGGACTGGGTAGCGCTCTACGTCCCCGTCGCGGCGATGCTGCTGGGGGTGAGCACCGCCGTCGGGTTCGCCCTGGGGAGCGCCGTCCCCGTCGAGACGCTGCCCACGGCCACCGACGGCGGCGCGAACCCCTTCTTCCCGGCCGAGCTGACGACCACGTCCATCGCGCTGAACAACCTCACGGCGATGTTCGTCATGCTCCTGGGCGCCGTCTCGCTGGGCATCGTCTCCGTGTTCGGACTCGTGCTCAACGGCCTGCTCATCGGTGCCGTGGTCGGCATCGCTCTCCAGGAGGTCCCTGCCGTCGTGATTCTCGCCTTGCTCGTCCCGCACGGCGTCCTAGAGATTCCGGCCCTCCTCCTGGTCGCGGCCGTCGGACTACGGTTCGGCCGGTTGACCGTTCGCTACCTGCGCGGCCTGGAAGCCGAACTCGTGACCGAACGGCTCCTCCGGGAGGCCGGGGTGCTCGTCGCCGTCGCGACCGTCCTGATTCTCGTCGCAGCGTACATCGAGGCGAACGTCACGCTGCAGGTGGCCGAGCGGGTGGCCGGCGGACCCATCGGCGTCGAGCCCTGA
- a CDS encoding transcription initiation factor IIB, whose protein sequence is MSDHTRTRQRTGERTTESTESTESTTTACPECSGSLVMDDEHGETVCEDCGLVVESDEIDRGPEWRAFDSSEKDEKSRVGAPTTNMMHDKGLSTNIDWRDKDAYGNSLSNKQRQKMQRLRKWNERFRTRDSKERNLKQALGEIDRMASALGLPENVRETASVIYRRALDENLLPGRSIEGVSTSSVYAAARQAGVPRSLDEITEVSRVEKSEIARTYRYVVRELGLEVAPADPESYVPRFASSLELSDEAEHRARQLLQNAKEQGVHSGKSPVGLAAAAVYAAALLTNEKTTQAAVSEVADISEVTIRNRYHELLEAEQDLPVA, encoded by the coding sequence ATGAGTGACCATACACGAACGCGACAGCGAACCGGTGAACGAACGACGGAGTCGACCGAGTCGACCGAGTCGACAACGACGGCCTGTCCCGAATGCAGCGGCTCACTCGTCATGGACGACGAGCACGGCGAGACGGTCTGTGAGGACTGTGGCCTCGTCGTCGAGTCCGACGAGATCGACCGCGGGCCCGAGTGGCGCGCCTTCGACTCCAGCGAGAAAGACGAGAAGTCCCGCGTCGGCGCCCCGACGACGAACATGATGCACGACAAGGGGCTCTCGACGAACATCGACTGGCGCGACAAGGACGCCTACGGCAACTCCCTGTCGAACAAGCAGCGCCAGAAGATGCAGCGCCTGCGCAAGTGGAACGAGCGGTTCCGGACCCGCGACTCCAAGGAGCGTAACCTCAAGCAGGCCCTGGGCGAGATCGACCGGATGGCCTCCGCACTGGGCCTCCCGGAGAACGTCCGCGAGACGGCCAGCGTCATCTACCGCCGCGCGCTCGACGAGAACCTCCTGCCTGGCCGGTCCATCGAGGGCGTCTCGACGTCCTCGGTGTACGCCGCCGCCCGACAGGCCGGTGTCCCGCGCTCGCTCGACGAGATCACCGAGGTCTCGCGCGTCGAGAAGAGCGAGATCGCGCGCACCTACCGCTACGTCGTCCGCGAGCTCGGCCTGGAGGTCGCGCCGGCCGACCCCGAGAGCTACGTCCCGCGCTTCGCCTCCTCGCTGGAACTGTCCGACGAGGCCGAGCACCGCGCCCGCCAGCTGCTCCAGAACGCGAAGGAACAGGGCGTCCACTCCGGCAAGTCACCGGTCGGCCTCGCCGCCGCGGCCGTCTACGCCGCCGCCCTGCTGACCAACGAGAAGACCACCCAGGCCGCGGTCAGCGAGGTCGCCGACATCTCCGAAGTGACCATCCGCAACCGGTACCACGAACTGCTCGAAGCCGAGCAGGACCTTCCGGTCGCGTGA
- a CDS encoding L-lactate permease gives MATAAQIGLAVLPLATIAFLMIGRYWPATKAMPVAWLVAAVVGLFGWNMSLRWLAAASINGAITAVNILYIVFGAILVLYTLKETGAFDVINEGFTSISDDRRVQVVLLVFLMGSFIEAAAGFGTPAAVVGPLLVGLGFPPLAAVVVALTGNLMAITFGAVGTPLIIGLEDIFASTEPIQSTVAEQGLTIPEWVAQIAVWAATFHVVVGVLLPFIGVAMMTRFFGPERSIRPALNVLPLTLFAWASFSVPYWLTAYFLGPTFPGLFGAMGGMLLTVGALKAGFLHPDEEWEFAPEAQWPEHWVGDIQPGESASGDTRVAADGGQVTAASSMSLVRAWTPYAVLAALLVLTRVVDPVTNFLTSTLVFEWANILGTGMDNSFALLYLPGAIFVAVHLLTIPLHGMDTQQVRDAWSETVVKVTPAVLALVFAVATVQIMIQSGETANVDSMLVVLSEATADTAGVVYPFFAALVGAFGAFLAGSNTVSDILFGTFQYNVASDLGVSRTILVGAQAVGGAIGNLIAVHNVVAALAVVGLVGEEGRVIRLELIPLVYYATMTGILALLFVYVFAPGTF, from the coding sequence ATGGCGACTGCAGCACAGATCGGGCTGGCGGTACTGCCGCTGGCGACCATCGCGTTCCTGATGATCGGCCGGTACTGGCCGGCGACGAAGGCCATGCCGGTGGCGTGGCTCGTCGCCGCCGTCGTCGGGCTGTTCGGGTGGAACATGTCCCTGCGGTGGCTCGCCGCGGCGTCCATCAACGGGGCGATAACGGCGGTGAACATCCTCTACATCGTCTTCGGCGCCATCCTCGTGCTGTACACGCTCAAGGAGACCGGCGCGTTCGACGTCATCAACGAGGGCTTCACCTCCATCAGCGACGACCGGCGCGTCCAGGTCGTCCTGCTCGTGTTCCTGATGGGGTCGTTCATCGAGGCCGCCGCCGGGTTCGGGACGCCGGCCGCCGTCGTCGGCCCGCTCTTGGTGGGCCTCGGCTTCCCACCGCTGGCGGCCGTCGTCGTCGCCCTGACCGGGAACCTGATGGCCATCACGTTCGGCGCCGTCGGGACGCCGCTCATCATCGGGCTCGAGGACATCTTCGCCTCGACCGAGCCCATCCAGTCGACGGTCGCCGAACAGGGGCTGACCATCCCCGAGTGGGTCGCCCAGATCGCCGTCTGGGCGGCCACCTTCCACGTCGTCGTCGGCGTGCTCCTGCCCTTCATCGGCGTGGCCATGATGACCCGGTTCTTCGGGCCCGAGCGGTCCATCCGTCCGGCACTGAACGTCCTGCCCCTGACGCTGTTCGCGTGGGCCTCCTTCTCGGTGCCCTACTGGCTTACCGCGTACTTCCTGGGCCCGACGTTCCCCGGCCTGTTCGGGGCGATGGGCGGGATGCTCCTCACGGTCGGGGCGCTCAAGGCCGGCTTCCTCCACCCCGACGAGGAGTGGGAGTTTGCGCCCGAGGCACAGTGGCCCGAGCACTGGGTCGGCGACATCCAGCCGGGCGAGTCGGCCAGCGGCGACACGAGGGTCGCCGCCGACGGCGGGCAGGTCACCGCTGCCTCGTCCATGTCGCTCGTCCGTGCCTGGACGCCCTACGCCGTGCTCGCCGCGCTGCTCGTCCTCACGCGGGTCGTCGACCCCGTGACGAACTTCCTCACCTCGACGCTCGTCTTCGAGTGGGCGAACATCCTCGGCACGGGCATGGACAACAGCTTCGCGCTGCTGTACCTGCCCGGCGCTATCTTCGTCGCGGTCCACCTGCTGACTATCCCGCTGCACGGGATGGACACCCAGCAGGTCCGGGATGCCTGGAGCGAGACGGTGGTGAAGGTGACGCCCGCGGTACTCGCGCTGGTGTTCGCCGTCGCGACGGTCCAGATCATGATCCAGTCCGGTGAGACGGCCAACGTCGACAGCATGCTGGTGGTCCTCTCGGAGGCGACGGCCGACACCGCTGGTGTCGTCTACCCGTTCTTCGCCGCGCTGGTCGGGGCCTTCGGGGCGTTCCTGGCCGGGTCGAACACGGTCAGTGACATCCTTTTTGGCACCTTCCAGTACAACGTCGCGAGCGACCTCGGCGTCTCCAGGACCATCCTCGTGGGCGCACAGGCTGTCGGCGGCGCTATCGGGAACCTCATCGCGGTCCACAACGTCGTCGCCGCGCTGGCCGTCGTCGGCCTCGTCGGCGAGGAGGGGCGGGTCATCCGGCTCGAGCTCATCCCGCTCGTGTACTACGCCACGATGACGGGCATCCTGGCGCTGCTGTTCGTCTACGTGTTCGCGCCCGGGACGTTCTGA